A single window of Electrophorus electricus isolate fEleEle1 chromosome 16, fEleEle1.pri, whole genome shotgun sequence DNA harbors:
- the LOC113591574 gene encoding oocyte zinc finger protein XlCOF22-like, producing the protein MENCSEERGEVLLELHMSCDSETSCTKSVATDLSMEDIGNLQTEVCELRKVVALLERKLNQQTETLSKQEDVSTLNSVYKLHLKHTETQDSDHSAGDQHTLQDMEDVPSMSQVCETEMKPTETLGTDCNTGYQQIKQELQEVPCLSLVRLCKTESNFVKTRDTYCNTGDQYIKQEMQDGPSLSPICGPEQTSTATLDSVCDRENQSTLPELEEGVPSLSIHCYSDPNPTESLGSDCDGANQHTLQTPLKTCSVRLVDCRRGGHDGDDGSNKNDLIPSERKHHHCSLCEKRFTWPSELKLHQRTHTGEKLFSCSQCGNGFLFVSHLKSHMLTHAEEKLHQCCHCEKSFKYKSQLKVHQRVHTGEKPFTCSQCGKGFMRKAHYKRHIKVHNGEKPFTCSECGKSFSRSGTLKIHMMTHTGKKPFTCSQCGMSFGDRSTLRNHRYIHTGKKPHQCSECDKSFRSISDLKAHQGVHGGVNPFNCPQCGKMFLRSERLAQHMWNHTGEKPFSCSQCGKRFTTSSYLKIHMRIHTGEKPFSCTECGKCFTCSGNLKAHQKCVHSLSITT; encoded by the exons ATGGAAAActgcagtgaggagagaggagaggttcTACTGGAGTTACACATGTCATGTGACTCTGAAACATCCTGCACAAAGTCAGTAGCGACTGACCTCTCCATGGAGGATATTGGAAACTTACAAACAGAAGTTTGTGAACTGAGAAAAGTGGTCGCACTGCTGGAGAGAAAGTTGAACCAGCAAACAGAAACTCTGTCTAAACAG GAGGATGTTTCCACTTTGAATTCTGTCTATAAACTtcatctaaaacacacagaaacacaagacTCTGATCACAGTGCTGGGGACCAGCACACACTCCAGGACATGGAGGATGTACCCAGTATGTCTCAagtgtgtgaaacagaaatgaaacccACAGAAACACTGGGAACTGACTGTAACACTGGATACCAACAAATAaagcaggagctgcaggaggtaCCATGTCTATCTCTGGTAAGGCTCTGTAAGACTGAATCAAACTTTGTGAAGACACGAGATACTTACTGTAACACCGGGGACCAATACATAAAGCAGGAAATGCAGGATGGACCCAGTCTGTCTCCTATTTGTGGACCTGAACAGACCTCTACAGCCACACTGGATTCTGTATGTGACCGTGAGAATCAGTCCACACTTCCGGAGTTGGAGGAGGGTGTACCCAGCCTCTCTATACACTGTTATAGTGACCCAAACCCCACAGAGTCCCTGGGCTCTGACTGTGATGGTGcaaaccagcacacactgcagactCCATTAAAGACGTGTTCAGTGAGACTGGTGGACTGCCGGCGTGGTGGacatgatggtgatgatggcaGTAACAAGAATGATTTGATCCCATCCG AAAGGAAACAtcatcactgctctctgtgtgagaAGAGATTCACATGGCCCTCGGAATTGAAACTACACCAAAGAACCCACACTGGGGAAAAGCTGTTTTCCTGCTCCCAGTGTGGAAACGGTTTCCTTTTTGTCAGCCATCTAAAAtcccacatgctcacacatgcagaAGAGAAACTTCATCAGTGCTGTCATTGTGAGAAGAGTTTTAAATATAAGTCACAATTAAAAGTACATCAAAGAGTTCACACTGGAGAAAAGCCTTTTACCTGCTCCCAGTGTGGAAAGGGTTTTATGAGAAAAGCCCACTATAAACGGCACATAAAGGTTCATAATGGGGAAAAGCCATTTACTTGTTCtgagtgtggaaagagtttttcACGGTCAGGCACCCTTAAGATCCACATGATGACACACACTGGTAAAAAGCCTTTTACATGCTCACAGTGTGGAATGAGTTTTGGTGATAGAAGTACTCTAAGAAACcacaggtacatacacacaggaaaGAAACCTCATCAGTGCTCTGAGTGTGACAAGAGTTTCAGAAGCATCTCAGATTTAAAAGCACATCAAGGAGTTCATGGAGGGGTTAATCCTTTTAATTGCCCTCAgtgtggaaaaatgtttttgagatCTGAGCGTCTTGCACAGCACATGTGGAATCACACTGGGGAAAAGCCTTTTAGCTGTTCTCAGTGTGGAAAGAGATTCACAACATCAAGTTACCTTAAAATTCACATGAGgattcacacaggagaaaagCCTTTCAGCTGCACTGAATGTGGAAAATGCTTTACATGTTCAGGAAATCTAAAAGCACACCAGAAATGTGTGCACAGTCTGTCGATTACAACATGA